A segment of the Leptospira barantonii genome:
AGGATATTTTTATTTTTGGGTTCGGAATAACGGCTTGTGTTCCGTCCGAGTTTGATCGCTAAATTGATTGACAGGCTATATGCAAACGGGAGTCTAATAGTAGCTATGGATAGCGCTCCCGAGCACCTTGGCCCTTTATTGATTCAATTCTTACTCGGAGTCGGATTCTCCGCTCTGATTCTTACCCTTGCCATACTCATCGGACCGAAAAAAAAGTCCAAACCCCAAGATACGTTCGAATGCGGGGTTCAATACTATGGGGATGCGAGAGGACTTTTCAACATCAAGTTTTATCTCGTCGCCGTATTATTCATTTTGTTTGATATAGAAGCGGTTTTTCTTTTTCCGTATGCGGTCAATCTGATCGGATTTAAGAACGCGGGAATCGGAATTTTTCTCATAGTAGAAATGTTTGTGTTTGTCCTCACTCTGGTCGTAGGTTTATACTATATCTGGAAAAAAGGAGCCTTGGAATGGGATTGAGTGATTTGAGTAAAGCCCCGGGCCAAGCGCTGGGGGATATGGTTCAACTCGGAAGTATCGAGTCCGTAATCCAGTGGGGAAGAAGTTATTCTCTTTGGCCTTATCCGTTCGCGACCGCTTGTTGCGGAATCGAATACATGAGTACCGCTTGTTCCGATTACGATATCGCCCGCTTCGGAGCGGAACGACCTTCGTTTTCTCCGCGTCAGGCGGATATGATTCTGGTGCTCGGCACGATCACTTACAAGATGGCGCCCGTACTTCGTCAGATTTACGATCAAATGGCGGAACCTAAGTTCGTCATCAGCGTGGGAGCCTGCGCTTCTTCGGGTGGAATGTTTAATACGTACGGAGTTTTACAAGGAGTGGATCGGATTCTTCCCGTCGACGTTTATGTTCCGGGATGTCCGCCGAGACC
Coding sequences within it:
- a CDS encoding NADH-quinone oxidoreductase subunit A; protein product: MDSAPEHLGPLLIQFLLGVGFSALILTLAILIGPKKKSKPQDTFECGVQYYGDARGLFNIKFYLVAVLFILFDIEAVFLFPYAVNLIGFKNAGIGIFLIVEMFVFVLTLVVGLYYIWKKGALEWD
- a CDS encoding NADH-quinone oxidoreductase subunit B codes for the protein MGLSDLSKAPGQALGDMVQLGSIESVIQWGRSYSLWPYPFATACCGIEYMSTACSDYDIARFGAERPSFSPRQADMILVLGTITYKMAPVLRQIYDQMAEPKFVISVGACASSGGMFNTYGVLQGVDRILPVDVYVPGCPPRPEAILDALMKLQAKLKTQGLEARRQEVMQKIQEMNERNKPLVVR